Sequence from the Rhodanobacter sp. genome:
CTGGCTTCGGCCCGGTTGCTGCTGGGCTCCTCGTCCGTGCATCTGGACTACGGAAACGTACCGGCCGACCTGCCGCCGGACGTCGAGTGCGGCCTGGCGCTGGTGCTGCGCGAGGCGGTGACCAACATCGCGCGCCACGCGCAGGCGACCCGCGCCAAGGTCGAGTGGCTGCGCGAGGGCGACCTGCTGCGCCTGTGCGTGGACGACGACGGCCGCGGCGGCCTGAAAGCCGAAGGCAACGGCCTCGCCGGCATGCGTGAGCGCGTGCGTGCGCTGGGCGGCACGCTGCGGCTGGAGTCGCCGCCGGGTGCGGGCACGCGCCTGCGCATCGATGTGCCGCTGACGTTGCCAGCGGCAAGCGCTGCCTATCCGACGTCAACCGATACGGCGGTTCTGGCCTTGGCGCGGCACGCCTCATGAAGCCCGGCTTGCTTGCCCGCTGGTTGGCGCCCGCGCCGGACTCCGGCGCCGCCGACGACATCCGCCGCGGCAAGTCGCCGTGGGCCGACAGCATCCATCTGCTGTGGTCGGTGTGGATCTTCATCACGCCGCTGTTCGACCACGGCGCCGCCGGCTACACGCGGTCGTGGCTGCTGTTCACGCTCGGCTCCTATCCGGTGTTCCTGTGGCTGTTCGCCAGGATGCATCTGGCGCCGCGGCGCATCGCGCATGGGTATGCCTGGGCCATGGCCATGCTGTGCTTTGCGCTGTTGCCCTGGTACCCGAGCGGGCTCAGCTATTTCATGTACGCCTGCGTGATGTTGAATCACTGCCGGATGCGCTTGCGCACCCAGCTCGGCCAGCTCGTGTTGCTCAACGCCTTGTTGTTGGCGCTGACCTGGCGGATCGGCTATCCGGTATCCGTCATGGTGATCATGCCGGCGTCGGTCATCGTGGTCAGCGTGATCGCGCTGGTCGAGCGCGTCAGCAAGGAAAAGGACGCCGCCCTGCGCCTGTCGCAGGACGAGGTACGCCGTCTCGCGGTGCTGGCCGAGCGCGAGCGCATCGGTCGCGACCTGCACGACCTGCTCGGCCACACCTTGTCGCTGGTCACGCTGAAGTCCGAGCTGGCGCGCCGGCTGGCGCTGGCCGATCCGCCGCGCGCGCAGCGCGAGATGGAGGAGGTCGAGCGCGTGTCGCGCCATGCACTGGCGGAAGTGCGCGCGGCCGTCACCGGCATGCGCCGCAGCGACCTGGCGGCGGAGCTGGTCTCCGCGCGGCTGATGCTGGAGGCCTCGGGCCTTGCGTTCGAGGTCGACATGCCGGACGCGCCGGCCCTGCCGCCGGAGACCGAGGCGACGCTGGCGCTGGTGCTGCGCGAGGCCGTCACCAACATCCATCGCCATGCGCGTGCCATGTCCGCGCGGGTGGTTTTCTCCTGCAACCCGGAAAGCTTCCACATGCAGATCAGCGACAACGGACGCGGCGGCCTGGTCGCCCACGGCAACGGCGTCAGCGGCATGCGCGAACGCGTGCGCGCGCTGGGCGGCACGCTGGCCATCGGCTCGCCCGCGCGGCGCGGCACCACGATCGACGTCGAGGTGCCGCTGCGCCCGTCGCCGCGATCAGGCGCGGTCGGCATGCGCGAGACGGCGGCGGCGCTGGCCGGCCACGGGAGCGCCGCATGATCCGCGTGCTGCTGGCCGAGGACCAGGCGATGGTGCGCGGCGCGCTGTCGGCGCTGCTGAACCTGGAATCCGACATCGAGGTGCTCGGTTCCGCCGCCGACGGCGAGGCGGCCTGGCGCGAAGTGCAGCGATTGAAGCCCGACGTGCTGGTCACCGACATCGAGATGCCCGGCCTCACCGGACTGGAGTTGGCGCAGCGCATCCAGCGCCACGACGAGCTGCCGGTGAAGGTCATCATCGTCACCACCTTCGCGCGTCCGGGCTTCCTGCGCCGCGCGCTGGACGCCGGTGTCTCCGGGTACCTGCTGAAGGACGCGCCGGCGGAGAACCTCGCCGAGGCGCTGCGCAGCGTGCACCGCGGCGGCCGCGCGATCGACCCGCAACTGGCGCTGGAGGCATGGTCGGAGGCCGATCCGCTGAACGACCGCGAGCGCCAGGTGCTGCGCCTCGCCGGCGAGGGGCAGAGTGCCGGCGACATCGCCGCCGCGCTGAGCCTTTCGCACGGCACGGTGCGCAATTACCTGTCCGAGGCCATCGGCAAGCTCGGCGTCGCCAACCGCATCGAGGCGTACCGGCTGGCGCGGCAGAAAGGCTGGCTCTAACGGCTTTGCCGCCAGCGCGGCAGCGGCTTGCCTTGCTTCCGCAGCGAAGCGGGTGCCTGCAGATCGCGCGCGAAGCCCGCAGGATCCGCCGGCGACACCACCACGGTGCCGGTACTGGCGCGCAGCACCACGGCGTGCTGCCAGTCGGTGACGAAGGCGCGGTAGCGCCCCGGCTTCGCGTTGCGGAACCAGCCGGAGAACGCGAACAGCCCGCCGTTGCCGAACAGGCGCAGCGAGCCGGCGCCGGCTTCCGGATCGACGGCCGCTTCGTTCAGCGCGCCCAGCTCGACACGCGTGGTCCACAGCAGGCGCCGCACGCGTAGCACGCCGTCGGTGAGGTCGTAGTGGCGCACCACGAAAAGCGCGGCGGCCAGCAGGATCAGCACCGGCACCGCCATCACCGCGGCGCGCAGCAGGGGCAAGGTCGTGGCCGGTACGAGGCAGGCCACCAGCAGCACGATGCCCAGCAGGAGCAGGGTCACGGTGATCGAGATGCCCTTGAGGAAGGTGTTCCAGGGCGCGGCGGGATGGCGGGCTTGCATGCGTGGATTTTCATCGTTACGGACTTGGGCGGCAAGCACGGATGGCGAATACAGGGCGGCTTTCTGTAATGGGTCCGTTTTTCGATTAACCAGAAGTCGGAAAAATAATTCAAGAAAATGCTTGCAAACGCGAAAAGACGGCCGTATGCTTTGCCGCCTTCGCTCTTTTGCGGGCGAGGCGACATTTCCTAATCATTTGCATAGCCACGACATGAACCTTTCCTGCTTCATCGCCAGCAAGCCGAATACGTCGCCAGAAATGCGCGATGCAGGCCTGCGCGTGTGGACATGGTTCCCCGTCACCGAAGGCCAGTTTCACTCCATCGACTGATCCCGCCCGCGGAGATCGGTCACCCCGATCTCCCGAGGCCACACGAACGCCCTCGGGTTCCCACCCGGGGGCGTTTAGTTTTCGCGTTCGAAAGGGATCTTCATGCCCCTACGTGTTTTGAGGACATCCGTCTCGCCCTGAAGCATCCGGCTCTACGCAGCCGAGGCAGGGGCACGGCTGCAACCGGCGCAGGTGCGCTGCGTCCCGATGCTTCGGCGCGGGCTGTGTCGTGAACGGATGTCCCATGAACAGGGTCGCTCGCGACCCGCACGAATGGCCGGTTGGCGACAGTCGGTCATGCGAAGCATCGACTCAAAAGCCTTCAGCGGTGCGGGTTCCCAAGGCCCGCCCGGTGCGCGCGGCGCTGCCGTGATGCGTATGCCGAGGGCTGGCGGGCGGTGTTTCAGGATGACGTTGGCCCAGCGGAGGGCAGCAGCGCAGGCTGCATCCGGTTCGATTCCGGCAACGTCAGCCACTGGATAGCTCAGGAGGGTAGAGCATCGGTCTCATAAACCGAGTGTCGCGGGTTCGACTCCCGCTCCAACCATGACTTGTCACGTCATGACACCAAGGGACGCAAGTCCCGACCAGGAAACGCCCCGTGCCCCGCACGGGCCCGGCCGCCAGGAGGGCAGCCGGAGCGTGCGGGGCAGCGGGGGCGGGACCGGACCGCCGCCCTGGAAGCGGACGGCCACCGGGAACCGGGCATCGGCAGCATATCGCCGGGCCGGTCCTCCCGCGTTGGCTCTCCGTGGACAGCGCGAGGGTTCCGTCCCGTTCGCGTCAAGGGGCGTTTCCGCCTTATTCGAATAATCGCCGAAGGGATTAATGCGGCGATTTTCATTCCCGCATGGGAAGGGCGCTTATTGCCCTGCCAGAGATAATCCCGGTGGCGATCCGGTCCGCTGCCGTCGGGAGGATTTTGTCCGCGGATCGAAACCGTCAATGAAGAAGGAGTTTCCCCATGTTCTGGATCAAGCAGATCGTGGTCGGCGACGGCGAGCGCGGCCTGCTGTACCGCAACCGTCGCTTCGAGCGCGTGTTGGCCCCCGGCGTGTACCGGGTGTTCGACCCGCGCAACCGCGTGGCCGTGACCGTGCACAACCTAGTCCGTCCGGAGTACGCCGGCAACGATGCCGAGGTGTTGATGACGCGGATCGACGGCCCGCTGGCCGAGCACCTGCAGCTGGCCGACATCGGCATCGACCAGGTCGGTCTCGTGCTGAAGAACGGCAAGCTGGAGGACGTGCTGGCACCGGGTACCCGCAAGCTGTACTGGAAGGGCCTGGTGGCGGTCGAGGTGGTGGCCGTATCGCTGGTCGACTCGCTGCGGGTCGACCCGCGGGTGGCCGAACGCCTGCGCCAGCTCGGCGTGCTGGCCAAGGTGGCGGTGACGGTGGACGTGCCGACCGAGTCGGCCGGCCTGCTGTTCGTCGACAGTACCCTGGTCGAGACGCTGGCGCCGGGCGCGTACGCGTTCTGGAGCTTCCGCAGGAATGTCTCGCTGGAGGTGATCGACCTGCGCGTGCAGTCGCTGGAGGTGTCGGGTCAGGAATTGCTGACCCGCGACAAGGTAAGCC
This genomic interval carries:
- a CDS encoding slipin family protein, which gives rise to MFWIKQIVVGDGERGLLYRNRRFERVLAPGVYRVFDPRNRVAVTVHNLVRPEYAGNDAEVLMTRIDGPLAEHLQLADIGIDQVGLVLKNGKLEDVLAPGTRKLYWKGLVAVEVVAVSLVDSLRVDPRVAERLRQLGVLAKVAVTVDVPTESAGLLFVDSTLVETLAPGAYAFWSFRRNVSLEVIDLRVQSLEVSGQELLTRDKVSLRVNLAASLRVTDPVAARTKVAKYGDYVYRELQYGLRKAVSVKTLDELLGDKASLDADIFAYVRGRVVELGLEVLSVGVKDVILPGEMKDILNSVVQAEKAAQANVIRRREESNATRSLLNTARLIEESPVLMRLKELEALEKVTEKIDKLTVFGGLDGVLKQLVSLN
- a CDS encoding sensor histidine kinase, whose translation is MKPGLLARWLAPAPDSGAADDIRRGKSPWADSIHLLWSVWIFITPLFDHGAAGYTRSWLLFTLGSYPVFLWLFARMHLAPRRIAHGYAWAMAMLCFALLPWYPSGLSYFMYACVMLNHCRMRLRTQLGQLVLLNALLLALTWRIGYPVSVMVIMPASVIVVSVIALVERVSKEKDAALRLSQDEVRRLAVLAERERIGRDLHDLLGHTLSLVTLKSELARRLALADPPRAQREMEEVERVSRHALAEVRAAVTGMRRSDLAAELVSARLMLEASGLAFEVDMPDAPALPPETEATLALVLREAVTNIHRHARAMSARVVFSCNPESFHMQISDNGRGGLVAHGNGVSGMRERVRALGGTLAIGSPARRGTTIDVEVPLRPSPRSGAVGMRETAAALAGHGSAA
- a CDS encoding response regulator transcription factor — protein: MIRVLLAEDQAMVRGALSALLNLESDIEVLGSAADGEAAWREVQRLKPDVLVTDIEMPGLTGLELAQRIQRHDELPVKVIIVTTFARPGFLRRALDAGVSGYLLKDAPAENLAEALRSVHRGGRAIDPQLALEAWSEADPLNDRERQVLRLAGEGQSAGDIAAALSLSHGTVRNYLSEAIGKLGVANRIEAYRLARQKGWL